In Rhizophagus irregularis chromosome 26, complete sequence, one genomic interval encodes:
- a CDS encoding uncharacterized protein (SECRETED:cutsite_IEG-YH; SECRETED:prob_0.3851); SECRETED:SignalP(1-25), which produces MKFSIFFTLTIIFFATALVSTVIEGYHAEVVRNVLAECKIWVTDNNGNYVAGNKHYHRCDNNPPNLNIDTLSNDSYWLIASVEGSGRQDKRRGPLNNDFCYIIYGDAANWRFNTWDYCNSQS; this is translated from the exons ATGAAATTTTCTATCTTTTTCACGCTcactatcattttttttgctaCGGCTCTTGTATCAACAGTCATTGAAG GTTATCACGCTGAAGTTGTTAGAAACGTTCTCGCAGAATGTAAGATTTGGGTTACAGATAATAATGGTAATTATGTAGCTGGTAATAAACATTACCATAGATGCGACAATAATCctccaaatttaaatattgatacATTATCAAATGATTCATACTGGCTTATTGCAAGTGTTGAAGGTAGTGGTAGACAAGATAAGCGTCGTGGACCACTTAACAATGATTTCTGCTATATTATTTACGGTGATGCTGCTAATTGGCGTTTTAACACCTGGGAT